TGAGGTTATGGGGATAGTCGGCGAAAGCGGGTCAGGCAAATCCACTCTGCTGAACTGTATGGCAGGCCATCTGGCACCGGATGCGGGACAGGTTGTGTTCGACACCCGCACCGACGGCCTACGCGATACAATTGCGATGTCTGAACCCGAACGCAGGATGCTCGGTCGCACTGATTGGGCTTTTGTACACCAACACGCCCGCGACGGTCTGCGCATGGGTGTCAGTGCCGGTGGCAATGTAGGCGAGCGATTGATGGCTGTGGGCGAGCGCCACTACGGCGACATCCGCGACAAGGCCACTGACTGGCTGGGTCGTGTCGAGATCGATGCGTCCCGCGTCGATGACCGACCCACAACATTCTCAGGCGGGATGCAGCAACGCTTGCAAATCGCCCGCAACCTCGTCACCGGCCCACGACTGGTGTTCATGGATGAACCCACAGGTGGTCTCGATGTGTCGGTTCAGGCACGACTGCTGGATCTGCTGCGCGGTCTGGTGCGTGACATGGGGCTATCGGCGATCATCGTGACCCATGATCTGGCTGTGGTTCGCCTGCTGGCGGACCGCCTGATGGTCATGAAATCAGGCCGCGTGGTCGAGGCGGGCCTGACAGATCAGGTGCTGGACGATCCCCAGCACGCTTACAGTCAACTCCTTGTCAGTTCCGTTTTACAGGTATGAGCCATGATTGAACTAAAAGACGTCTCCAAAACCTTCACCCTGCACAATCAGGGAAGTGCCGTGATCGAGGTGATCAGCAAAGTGTCCTTCGCGGTTGCACCGGGCGAATGCGTGGCGCTCACCGGGGCCTCTGGTGCTGGTAAATCCACGCTGATGCGGATGATCTACGGCAATTACCTGACGCAAGCAGGCGAAATTCGCATTGGTGGTTTGGATATCGTGCGGTCTGAGCCGCGCGACATCATAAAATTGCGCCGTGATGTGCTAGGCTATGTTAGCCAATTCCTGCGTGTGGTGCCGCGCGTGCCAACGCTCGATGTGGTTGCAGAGCCTCTGCGCGCTTTGGGAGTACCGGCAGACGACGCGCAGGACCGAGCATCGGCGCTTCTGAAGCAGTTAAACATCCCCGAGAGGCTGTGGTCCTTATCCCCAACAACCTTCTCGGGCGGCGAGCAACAGCGCGTCAACATCGCCCGTGGTTTTGCACATAGCTACCCTGCGATGTTGCTTGATGAACCTACCGCGAGCCTCGACGCTGCGAACCGCGAGGTGGTGCTCTCTTTGATCGAAGATGCGAAAATGCGCGGCGCGGCTATCATCGGTATTTTTCATGATGAGGCGGCCCGAACCCGCGTCTGTGATCGCGAAATTGATGTCGGCCGCTTTACCCCCGGTATGGCCGCATGACGCCTGTCTCAAAGTCCGAGGGGCGTCTCATCGCGGTTGTCGGCCCATCGGGTGTTGGCAAGGACAGCGTGATGGTGGGCCTTCAGAGCGTCATGCCAAGTGTGCATCTTGTCCGCCGTGTCATCACACGTGCGCCCGAATTGAGCGGCGAGGATTACGATGCGGTTTCAGAATCGCAATTTGATGCCTTGGTTGAAGAGGGGGCTTTTGCTGTTCACTGGCGCGCGCATGGGCTGCATTATGGCATTCCGATCACCGTCAAATACCAACTCGGTAAGGATACCGATTGCCTTGTCAATTTCTCCCGCAAGGCTCTGACCCAAGCAGCCGGGATTTTCCCACGCCTAGTCGTTCTCAACATCACCGCGAAACCGGAAACGCTTGCGCACCGTCTCGCCGCGCGGGCGCGTGAGACGGAAGAAGAGATCAGCAAACGCCTTGCCCAGGCTGACAAGCCATTGCCGTCTGGGCTCAAGGTGATCAACCTCGCAAACGATGGTCCGCTGTCCCAGACCATCGCCCGGGGGGCGGTATTGCTTCAGCCGGTGAGTTTATAGCGATGGAGTACCTCAAACCTGCCATCTTCCCGCTCACCGCACAAAGCGATCTGATCCAGCACAAAAGGGCTGGGCAGGTCCGGCATATGACGCCGCAGAGCAGCCGACCATACGGCAATTTCACCCTGCGGCAGACGCGCCGTCAGTGTCATGTGGAACCGAAATTCTTCCATCACATATGGATATCCCCATTGCGCGAGCAGCGCCTCCTGCGGCGGGCTCAGACCGACTTTGCGGCGGCGCGCGAGCTCTGCTTCGAGAGCGGGGGCGCGAAACCGATCAAGCGCGCGCACACAGGCGCCAGCAACCCGGCGCACAGCTTGCATATCGTTTTGCGGAGTCAGCGCCAGAAAACCGCCCAAAGTCGTCAATTCCAATCCCTCACATATGGCGGGAGCGAGTTTGACAGCAAGGTCAGATACGGCAGCTTTCAAAGCCTGCACGTCTTGCCCTTCAGCCAGACGAAATGGCGGTTTCAAAGTCGCATGGAACCCGTATTTGCGCGGTGTCATCGTGATGTCATCCAAACCCGGCATATCCGGCTGAGGCGCCTCACGGCCATGCAACACATCCCAACCGAGCCACGACGCACCGAAATCGGCCCAGGCCCCTACCGGCGGCACATAGTAAATTGCAAATCGAGAGTATGACATGAATTCCCCTTTTCCCACGTCCTCTTTGACAAAGGCTTGTGACAACGATGTGTCAAGCGACCTATGTCTCGCAAATGCGCAGCTTATGTTGGAAGATCAGGTACTCACTGGTGCGGTGACAATCGAACAAGGCGTCATTTGTGACATTACTGAAGGGGATCACGTCCCAACCGGTGCCTTGGATTGTGCCGGAGATCTCGTTATTCCCGGTCTTGTTGAGTTGCACACAGACAATGTCGAGCGCCATATCGAACCGCGCCCAGAGGTGGACTGGCCACATTTACCTGCCCTGATCGCGCACGATGCAGAACTGGCGTCCACTGGCATTACGACGGTGTTTGACGCCATGCGGGTAGGGTCCGTCCATAATAGTGGCAAGGACCGCTGCGTCGAATATGCCCGAACGCTGGCCGATGAACTCTTGGCAGCCCGCGCGCAAGGGTATTTAAAAATCAGTCATTTTCTTCATCTCAGAGCCGAAATCTGTTCAGAGACGCTGCTTGAAGAATTGGCGGCCTTTGGACCGTCAGACAGAATAGGTATTGTCAGCCTGATGGATCACACCCCTGGTCAGCGCCAGTTCCGTGATCTGACCGCGTTGAAAACCTATGTCACCAAGAAACGCGGTATGAACGATGCGGCGTTTGCCGAACATGTTGAGACCCTGTTGCGCCTACAAAAACGCTTCGGGGCAAAGCACGAAGTAGGTGCTGTGAAAGAGGCCCGCCGCCTCGGTGCAGTTCTGGCAAGCCATGATGATACCACAGCCGATCATGTCGCGACCTCCTCTGATAATGGCATCGGCTTTGCCGAATTCCCCACAACGGTTGAGGCCGCAGCTGCCTGTCGCATCCACGGCATTGCCGTGATGATGGGCGCACCCAACCTGATCCGCGGCGGCTCCCACTCCGGCAATGTCGCGGCAGAAGATCTCGCAAAAGCCGATCTTCTTGACATTGTCTCATCAGACTACGTGCCCTCGGCGCTGCTTTTGTCGGCGTTCCGCCTTGCAGATATCTGGAATGATCTGCCCCGCGCCATTGCCACAGTGACCAGCAACCCCGCAAAGGCCGTGCGGTTGCATGATCGTGGTGCTTTGAAAACAGGTTTACGCGGTGATGTTTTGCGTGTGCGCAAAATCGACCAAATACCTCTACTCCGCGGCGTCTGGAGCCAAGGTAACAAAGTTGGTTAAAGCGTTTCGCGAAAAACCTGAATCACAGTTTTCCGTGAAACACTTTAGGGCTTTTTGAGTGTCGGCCGCATACGTCACAAAGGTTTCATGAAACTTTAGCGCCATTGATACGCACCCCCATCATTCATCCAGATGAATAAACTTGGAGGGTGCTATGAAACTGAAATCTCTTTTGTTGGGTATAAGCCTTGCGGCTGTGTCTGCGTTTGCAGCGACAGCAGAAACCTGGAAGCTTGCTGTCACAGATGTTGAAGGTATGGAGCGCCTGCAACTGGAATGGGGTCCGTTCAAGGAGGCGCTCGAAGCGGCCACCGGCGACACATTCGAATTCTATGCAGTAAATTCGCGCACGGCTGCAGCTGAGGCGCTGCGCGGTGAGGCCGTGGATTTCGTGGTCTCTGGGCCCGCAGAATATGTGGTTATCAACAAGATCACCAACGCCACGCCATTGATCGGCCTTGGTCGCCCAGATTATTACTGTGCCCTTATTGTGCGTGCTGACAGCGGCATCAACGTGCCAGCTGATCTGGTCGGCAAGTCGGTCGCCTTTGGCGATATCGGTTCGACCTCAAACATGCTTTGCCCCATGCAGGTACTTGCTGATCACGGTATCGATCCGGTCAATGACATTGAGAGAACCCACACCTCACGAAACATCGCCTTTGAGGCGTTGAACAACGGCGATATTGACGCACTCGGCATGAATGCAGGTACTTTCATCGGCGTCCGCAATGGCCAAACGGAGCTGCCTTACGGTTTTTATAAAGTGATTGCGCGCTCGGGCGACTTGCCCAATGACATGATCATGGCGGGTGCACATGTGCCAACCGAGGCTGCCGAAGCCATGCGCGACGCAATCCTTGGGAGCAAGGCGCAGGTCATCGCAGGCATTACGGCCCACGAAGAAAACGACAAATATGTCGGCATGGACCTCGTTGCGATTGAAGACAGCGCTTATGACTACGTCCGTTCGATGTACTCGAATGCGGGATACCCTCAGTTCGACAATTTCATCGGTGACTGATCTTTTGCTGAAATGTCAGGCGGCGCCGGATGTGCTGACTGAGCAAGCCGGGGCGGCCTTCGCCCCGGTTTCGCCTGTTGAAATCGAAGCCCGCGCCATTTCCAAAACCTTTGGGGCAACGCCGATCTTTTCTGACGTGAGTTTCCGCCTCGCCCGCGGAGAGGCAACAGCACTTGTTGGTGCCAACGGCACCGGGAAATCGACCATGCTGCGCTGTCTGATGGGGTTGATCTCAACCTCAGGTGGCAGCGTGCATTTGCTGGGACAGCAGACAAATGAAGTAGCCGGGCGAGAAATGCGCAACATTCGCGCACAGGTAGGGCTGGTCTCTCAGAAGCACAATCTGGTGCCCCGATTGTCTGTGCTTTCGAATGTATTGCACGGCCTTCTAGGCAAGCATCCCGGCATACGCCATTGGAGCCATTCGCTAGCCCCCCAGCCCTCTCGGAAAACTGCCATGCAGGCGTTGGAACGCGTTGGCCTTGCTGATTTCGCGCACCGGCGCGCGGATCGGCTGTCTGGCGGGCAATCGCAACGCGTGGCCATTGCCCGCGCCATCGTCGGCGCGCCCAAGGTTCTCTTTGCGGATGAGCCTTGCGCGTCACTTGATCCAAGTGCAGGCGAAGACGTGATGGAGCTGTTTTTCCGGCTTGTCCGCGACGAGAACGTCACGGTCGTCTTTACCTCACACAACATTGAACATGCATTGAAATACGGCGACCGCGTGCTTGGCCTTGCGCAGGGGCGCATTCAGCTTGATGCGACAACAGCCTCACTGAGTTCCTCCGATCTGAGAGGTCTTTATGACTGATACCGCGCCCTCCCGGAATGAACGGACCCGATTTGAACTGGCGCGGTTTGAGCGACCCTCTGCCATTAGTTTTCTGGGCTATGCGCTCGGACTTGTCATTATCTTCTGGTGCCTCGCCGGTGCCGGATTCTCGCTTGAAAAAGTAGCCAGTTCCCCGCCCCGCTTTGCCGATTTCGCCGCGCGGGCCTTCCCGCCGAACCTTGACCCACAAGTGCTTTCGCGGCTGGGCTGGAAAATGGTCGAGACACTGCAAATCGCTGTTGCTGGTGCCGTGATCGGGGTAATCATATCTGTTCCTGTCGCCCTCTTGGCCGCAAAGGGGCTGATCGCCGGCCCATGGGTCAATCAAATTGTCCGGACCGGGCTAAGTTTCATCCGTGCTGTGCCGGACATCGCCTGGGCACTGGTTTTCGTTGTGGCCGTAGGACTTGGTCCCTTTGCGGGCATGCTGGCCATCGTGATTGACACAATCGGTTTTTGCGGACGCTTTTTCGCCGACGACATGGAAGCAACCGACAAAGGCCCCGCCGAAAGCCTAACAGCCACTGGTGCGCGGAAACTCGATGTTGTGGCCTGTGCCACGATCCCCGGCAGCCTGCCTGCTTTCATTTCCACCTCTCTCTTTGCTTTGGAGAAAGCCGTCCGGTCGTCGACTATCCTTGGTCTTGTTGGTGCGGGTGGGATCGGGATCGAGCTTAAAGTTGGTTTTGACCTTTTCGATTACCCCACAGCGATGACCGTGATCTTGATGATCGCAGTTGTTGTGATCGGGATCGAGCTCGTCAGCGGCTGGGCCCGCGCCCGAATTATTGGAGAGCAGCGTTGAAACCGGAAACAGCAGACCAGCATTGGAATGCCCAATCGAGAGCCGTCGAAGCAAATAGCAAGCGGCCAGCGCCCGGCAAGGAATTGCAAGAATGGGCCGCTGGTCCGGCACAATGCGCACGCATCCTTGATCTTGGGGCGGGCGTGGGGCGTCACGCGCTTTGGCTGACAGCCCAAGGCTTTGAAGGTCGGAAGCTTGAGGAGCGTGAACACGAAACGCCGGGGATTTTCCACAGGCATCTGACAACGGAACAACTTTGAATGATTACCTTTGAAGGCGCACAGGTTTACCTGCCCGGCGAGATCACCCAAACGAATGTTTCCATCAGCAATGGCAAGATTGTCGAATTAGGGGGCCCTGCGCAAGGCGAGGTGATCGACGCACGTGGATTAATATTGGCGCCTGCCCTGATCGACGTACATGGCGATGCGTTCGAACGCCAGCTGATGCCCCGTGTAGGAGTTTTCTTCCCAACCGAAACGGCGCTCATCGACACTGACCGCCAACTTGCAACCAACGGGATCGCCACCGCTTATCACGCCATCACGCTGGGATGGGAGCCGGGGTTGCGCGATGTGGCACGCGGCCGCGAACTCATGCAAGCCATGCGCGATCTGGCCGCGCGGCTGACCGTGGAAAACCGCGTGCAGCTTCGGTGGGAGACCTTCGCATTCGAGGCTTTGGACGTGATCGAATGGGCGCTTGCGGGGCCGCTATTGCCTTCCGTAGCCTTCAATGACCACACGTCTATGACCATGCGGGCCTATGACGTGCCAATCCAGGATCGCGCTTTTGAGCTGTCGCCTGATTTTTCAATAGCGTCGCTATACGACGCGCGGATGAAAAAGCGCACTGCCTCCAAAGCCCATCGCGCAGGGCTGAGCGAGGAAGACTATATCGCACTCCTAGGCCAGATCTGGGATCGGCGCACCGAGGTGCCGGGTGCTATTGCAAAGGTTGCCCGGATGGCGCGGGATGCCGGTGCGCCGATGCTCAGCCATGATGATACACGTGCCGAAACCCGTGCCTATTTCCGCACTCTCGGGGCGGGGGTTGCCGAATTTCCCATGGTGATGGAAGCGGCAAAAGCAGCCCGTGCGGGCGGTGATCCGATCATCTTTGGTGCGCCCAATGCCGCCCGTGGAGGGAGCCATATCGGTTCGCTTGGTGCGGGTGATATGGTGGAGGCCGGTCTGTGCGATGCGCTCGCTTCGGATTATTTCTACCCCGCCATGCTTGCCGCAATTGCCAAACTTGACGCGGAGCGCCGCGCGGATCGGCTTGTGCTTTGGTCGCTCGTCTCATCTGGCCCCGCAAGGGCAATGGGTTTGCCCGACCGGGGCGACATCACTGTTGGCAAGCGCGCGGACCTTGTTTTGGTGGATTGGCCCGACGGCTCCGTCCCAGCCATTCAGGGAACATGGGTTGCGGGCCGTTGCGCCTATCGTGGTATGCCCGCTGGATGAACCTGCCAAGACTGAACCGCGATTATTTGCCTGCCATTGGACTGGGGATAACCCAGATCATGGGCTACGGCACCCTGATGTACGCCTATGCCGTGCTCCTGCCAGAAATGGTCAAGGATCTTGGACTGACCCTGTCAGAGGTTTTCGGCATTCTGTCGCTGGGCCTTTTGTTTGGCGGCCTGGTCTCACCCATTGCCGGAAAACTGGTGGACCGTTTCGGCGGACGGTGGGTGATGACGCTGGGCTCTGTCGTGGCCAGCCTTGCGTTGATGGCGATGAGCCAAATTGAAGGGCGGATCGGGTTGTTTGTACTGATCCTGATGGCCGAAGGCGCGGGTATGTTCGTGCTGTATAATGTGGCCTTTGCCAGTGTGGCGCGACTGGATCTAGGCGTTCTGCCGCAACGCTCGATTTCGGTCATCACACTGTTTGGCGGGGTTGCCTCGACTATTTTCTGGCCGCTGACTCTTGCGCTGTTTAACCGGTACGGCTGGGAAACAACATGGGTGATCCTCGGCTTCAGTGCCTTACTGATCTGCACACCGATCCACTTCTTTGTCTTGCGCGGGCCTGAACGCGCCGCTGATGCACCCAAGCCTGAAAATTCGCCAGACTGGCCCGAACTGACCGGGCGCCTGCGCAAACAGGCAATGCTGTGGATGGTCTTTTCTTTCATTTTTTCTGGCTACCTGATGGGCGCTATTATGACACTTTGGGTGACCAATGTTCAGGACCTAGGACATACAGCGGCAATGGCAGCCTTCGCCGGTGCCGTCATCGGCCCGTTCAAAACGGTGGGCCGGTTTTTTGAGATGTTGGTCAGTCGCAGCATGTACCCGTTAGTGACCTATGCGCTTAGCCTTGGCCTGATGTTTTCTGGCTTTGTCGTCCTGTTGATTTTCGGATTTACGTTCACTGGACTTCTGCTTGCGGCGGCACTTTACGGAATGGGCGACGGGATCAAAACTATTGCGCGCGGGACACTGCCTTTGGCGCTATTTGGTGCCAAAGGTTACGGCGCACGACTTGGGTGGATCTCCTTTGTACAAATGGGGATCAACGCCTCCGCCCCTTTTGCTTTTGCATGGACCACGCAAACCTACGGCGGCTGGTGGTCTTTTGCTGTAATGGCCCTGTGTCTTTGCTGTGCGATTGCTACCTACATGTTTATTCCCGACCCAAGGACCCACAGACATGACCCCGCTCAAAATAGGCGCCTGCCTGAAAACATCTGAGAGTGCCGACCACCGCGATTGGCTGTTTGATGCCGCCCGCGATATCGAACTACAGGATTTCATGTCCCATGCTGCGCTGACCACCGGATTCGACGATCGCATTGCCGCCGCCAAGACGGCCCTTGATGGGCATACTGGACGCCTTGGCATTCATGGGCCTTTTGAAGGTCTGGATATCGATAACAAAGACGCGGAACTGCGCCCGATCATTACTGCACGGTACCTGAAAGCGCTGGAGGCTGGAGACCGGATCGGCGCACGCCAGATGGTGCTGCATTCGCCATACACAGCTTGGTATCAGCACAACATTTTCAACTTTCCGGGCTATGCCGAAAGCAAGCTTGGCCGCATCCATTAAATTCTAGACCCTGTCGTGCGCGCAGCCGAAGAAATGGGCATTAAGCTGGTCATTGAGAATATTCAGGATGTACGCCCAGAAACACGTCGCGCGATGGTGGATAGCTTTGGCTCAGAAGCAAGAGAGAGTCCGGTTTTCAGTGTAATTATTTTTAGGTCCATGCTTGCTGAGAGGAGCAGGGACGATGACGATTTCCAAAGAACTTCTGGACGAACTTTTGAAAGGCTGCGAGCGACCTGAAGATCTGCTTGGCGATGGCGGGCTGATGAAAGAGCTCAAGATTAGGCTGATGGAGCGCATGCTGGGTGCGGAACTGACGGTGCCTCTGGGCTATGAGGATGGCAAGGAAGCACCGCCGGGCCAGCCCCACCGGCGCAACGGCACTGCCAGCAAGCGCTTGAAGGGTTAGGACGGCGAGGTGCCGATTTCGGTTCCCCCGTGATTGGGACGGCAGTTTTGAGCCCGAACCGATCAAGAAGGGCCAAACCCGGATCGACGGTATGGATGACAAGATTATTGCGCTCTACGCCGCCAGTCTGACGGTGCGCGATATCAGCGCGCACCTTGAGGACGTCTACGGCCCACAGGTCTTGCCCCCTCTGATCCGCCGCGTGGCCGACGCCTTTGTGGACGGCCCCAAAGGCTTCCCAGAGGCGCTCACAGCGGCCTTTGCGCAAGCAACAGTGCAGACTTGCATTGTTCATCTTGTCCGCCATTCGCTGAACTTCTGCGCCTGGAAAGATCGCAAGGTCGTGACCACTGATCGGCGCCGGATTTACAGCGCAGCTAGCGCCGAACAGGCTGCCGTTGAACTCGATGCTTTCGAGGAAAAATGGGCCGGCAAATACGCCTTGATTGCCCCGGCCTGGCGGCGGGCGTGGCAGGCGGTGATCCCGTTCTTCGCCTTCGATCCGGCAATTCGCAAGATCATCTACACGACGAATGCCATTGAAAGCCTGAACCGGGCGATCCGAAAATCGATCAAGACGCGTGGCTCGTTCCCGACCGAGGACGCTGCGACAAAGCTGATCTATCAAGCCATCCGCACCTTTGAGAAAGGCGGCAGAAATGTCCGAGAATGATTTGTAGCCCGAAATCAATGCGCTATCATGTTCGACCAGCGCTTCAATGCGTGACCGTATCTGAAACCCGCATGGGCCAAGCCGGATACACAGAGTTCATGAAACTCCCGGCGGATCGCGTCAGGGGCCACAACCTCAAATTGCCTGTCCAGCGTGTTGTCCGCGACGACAGTAGGCTTGCCGCCGTAGTGACCTGGGCGGCGTTTGTCGCCAATCTGTGCGACGATGCCTGCAAGGCTGGCCAAACGTGCGACACGGTTCTCTGAGCAGGTCTCGCCCGCATCGCGCAAGTCATCAGTCAGTTCGCGATATCCATAGACCTTGCCGCTGTCGGCCCAAGCCTGATGGATCAGCTCTGTTTGCCGTGCATCTTCAAGCGCACGCAGGCTTAATGGTTCCCTAAGCCATGCGTAGAAGCCGCTGGAATGAACCATCACCACGCGGCACATGGACCGCACAGAAAACTCCGCGCGATGAGCCCCCCCTCTCATGCATGTCAACATGCACTGCCGGGCAGTGAATGAACGCATACTTCACTGAGACTCGCGCGCCCAGTACGCGGTCGCCTTTTTTAAGATTGTCCGCTCCTCGGTCACGCGGGCCAACTCACGCTTCAGCCGCTTGATCTCAGCAGCCTGTTCAGCACCCTCTGATCTGACACGTGGTGACTTCGCAAACTGCGCTTTCCACGTGTACAGCGACTTGGTGCTAATCCTCAAACGCTCAGCCACTTCGCTGACCGCGTATCCGCGCTCAACAACCTGCGCCACAGCGTCCTACTTGAACTCGTCCGCAAACCGTATTCCCTAGTTCATATCCGTCTCTCCTTGGTTCCAAAATTACCAAGCAAAGCGTCTACAAATCTAGGGGCACCTCAATGCTCGTTGAAATAGCTCTTGCGAACAAGGTGGCACAGACCATCTGGGCGGTTCTGGCCGAGGAACAAGATTATCGCGATCCAGCGAAGACCGTAGCCGCCTGAGAGATTTGGACCCAAGCCGCTGATCACTATACTGGCCCATGGCTTCTGAAAATGCCGCACAATGAGGCCTGACAGAAGACCGCAATCGATCATTCCTCAAATCAGTCAAAACTTCTTTCATCGAAGGCGCAACCACAGAATCCCAAACTCTGAATTGTTAAATCTTCGCTGCATGCGCGCGCATCACGATTGATGTTATAGCTGCTAAGGCTCCGGCGTCACGACGCCGCGTGAAGATCAGCTGTTCGTAGCATTTGCCACACAGAAACGGCGGTCAAAGATCAGGTTGTGGGCATAGAAGAATGAACGCAACAACGACGACCATTAGATCGGGTGAACACTTCCGGGTCGTGCTGTATGAGCACTTGAAATCGGATAAATGCAAAAAGGGCGGCTTGAGTAAGCCGCCCTTTCTCATTTTAGTCGGAACCGCGCACCGGAATGGGCGCGTCTGGATTGGGCTTGAAGACTTTTTGCGTCAACCATGCAGCGGCCACAACTGCGATACCGATCACGTCAGTTGTGAGGCCCCCTTCAATCATGAACAGCGCAGCGACACCGACGGCCAGGCGGACGAACCAAGCCGAGCGCTGCCCCCAGAACCAACCTTGGACACCAGCCGATAGGAGGTACACACCAAACACTGCCGTGACACCTGCGCGACCGACTTCGTACCATGTGCCATCCATCAACAAGGCGGAGTTGTAGAAGAACATGAACGGGACGATGAAAGCTGCGATCCCGATCTTGAAGCTTGCGACACTGGTGGACATCGGGTTCGCGCCCGAGATGCCCGCCGCCGCATAGCTGGCAAGGGCCACTGGGGGTGTGATGGCCGAAACAACCGCAAAGTAGAACACAAAGAAATGTGCCGTGAGCTGCGGAATACCGAGTTGGACCAGACCCGGTGCGACGACGGACGCCGCTACCGCATAGGCCGCTGTTGTGGGCATCCCCATGCCCAGCAGGATCGCAATACACATCGCAAAGAACAGAGCCAAAAGCTGGCTCACCCCTGCAAGATCAAGCAAAACGGAAGAAAAGCGCGCGCCAACACCGGTGAGCGAGATCACACCCACGATGATACCGGCACAAGCGCACACGGCGATGATCTGGATCGACATGACACCGGCAAGTTCGAAGGCTTTCCAGATCTGACACGGGCCCATGCCGGACACAGCCGCCTCTGGCAGGCTGTTGGGAAACAGCCGGACCATGATGATTGGCATCCAACTGATCACCGCTGCGGCAACCGTCGCGAGCGTACCCGCCCTGATCACGGAATACCCCATGAACAACGCCACAATCAGAATGAAGATCGGCAAGAACAAATAGGCCTGACGCACCAGTTTGGCGAATTTTGGCAACTCGTCTTCGCGCATGCCGCGCATGCCCAATTTGGCAGCCTCAAAGTCGACCATGAAGTAGACCGAGACGAAGTAAAGCACCGCAGGGATGATCGCCGCAATGGCGATTTCCTGGTAGGGGATGCCTGTGATCTCGGCCATGATGAAGGCACCCGCGCCCATGATCGGCGGCATGATCTGCCCGCCTGTGGAGGCGGCGGCTTCAATAGCGCCCGCAGTTTTTGGTTTGTAGCCGACCTTTTTCATCAGTGGAATGGTCAGCGAGCCTGTGGCAACCACGTTGCCCGCAGAGGTGCCATTGATCATCCCCATTAAACCGGAGGCAAAGATGGCCACTTTCGCCGGGCCACCGCGTGCACGACCCGCAGCCGCAAAGGCAAAGTTGATGAAATAGTCGCCCACTTTTGACGCCTGAAGGAATGCGGCAAAGATGATGAACAAAATGATATAGGTCGAGGACACCGCCGTTGTGGGCCCGAGGATACCTGCATCGGTGTAGACAAAGC
This genomic window from Roseovarius carneus contains:
- a CDS encoding alpha-D-ribose 1-methylphosphonate 5-triphosphate diphosphatase, with protein sequence MNSPFPTSSLTKACDNDVSSDLCLANAQLMLEDQVLTGAVTIEQGVICDITEGDHVPTGALDCAGDLVIPGLVELHTDNVERHIEPRPEVDWPHLPALIAHDAELASTGITTVFDAMRVGSVHNSGKDRCVEYARTLADELLAARAQGYLKISHFLHLRAEICSETLLEELAAFGPSDRIGIVSLMDHTPGQRQFRDLTALKTYVTKKRGMNDAAFAEHVETLLRLQKRFGAKHEVGAVKEARRLGAVLASHDDTTADHVATSSDNGIGFAEFPTTVEAAAACRIHGIAVMMGAPNLIRGGSHSGNVAAEDLAKADLLDIVSSDYVPSALLLSAFRLADIWNDLPRAIATVTSNPAKAVRLHDRGALKTGLRGDVLRVRKIDQIPLLRGVWSQGNKVG
- the phnL gene encoding phosphonate C-P lyase system protein PhnL, which translates into the protein MIELKDVSKTFTLHNQGSAVIEVISKVSFAVAPGECVALTGASGAGKSTLMRMIYGNYLTQAGEIRIGGLDIVRSEPRDIIKLRRDVLGYVSQFLRVVPRVPTLDVVAEPLRALGVPADDAQDRASALLKQLNIPERLWSLSPTTFSGGEQQRVNIARGFAHSYPAMLLDEPTASLDAANREVVLSLIEDAKMRGAAIIGIFHDEAARTRVCDREIDVGRFTPGMAA
- the phnN gene encoding phosphonate metabolism protein/1,5-bisphosphokinase (PRPP-forming) PhnN produces the protein MTPVSKSEGRLIAVVGPSGVGKDSVMVGLQSVMPSVHLVRRVITRAPELSGEDYDAVSESQFDALVEEGAFAVHWRAHGLHYGIPITVKYQLGKDTDCLVNFSRKALTQAAGIFPRLVVLNITAKPETLAHRLAARARETEEEISKRLAQADKPLPSGLKVINLANDGPLSQTIARGAVLLQPVSL
- a CDS encoding DUF1045 domain-containing protein, whose protein sequence is MSYSRFAIYYVPPVGAWADFGASWLGWDVLHGREAPQPDMPGLDDITMTPRKYGFHATLKPPFRLAEGQDVQALKAAVSDLAVKLAPAICEGLELTTLGGFLALTPQNDMQAVRRVAGACVRALDRFRAPALEAELARRRKVGLSPPQEALLAQWGYPYVMEEFRFHMTLTARLPQGEIAVWSAALRRHMPDLPSPFVLDQIALCGEREDGRFEVLHRYKLTG
- a CDS encoding phosphate/phosphite/phosphonate ABC transporter substrate-binding protein, which translates into the protein MKLKSLLLGISLAAVSAFAATAETWKLAVTDVEGMERLQLEWGPFKEALEAATGDTFEFYAVNSRTAAAEALRGEAVDFVVSGPAEYVVINKITNATPLIGLGRPDYYCALIVRADSGINVPADLVGKSVAFGDIGSTSNMLCPMQVLADHGIDPVNDIERTHTSRNIAFEALNNGDIDALGMNAGTFIGVRNGQTELPYGFYKVIARSGDLPNDMIMAGAHVPTEAAEAMRDAILGSKAQVIAGITAHEENDKYVGMDLVAIEDSAYDYVRSMYSNAGYPQFDNFIGD
- a CDS encoding phosphonate ABC transporter ATP-binding protein, translated to MTDLLLKCQAAPDVLTEQAGAAFAPVSPVEIEARAISKTFGATPIFSDVSFRLARGEATALVGANGTGKSTMLRCLMGLISTSGGSVHLLGQQTNEVAGREMRNIRAQVGLVSQKHNLVPRLSVLSNVLHGLLGKHPGIRHWSHSLAPQPSRKTAMQALERVGLADFAHRRADRLSGGQSQRVAIARAIVGAPKVLFADEPCASLDPSAGEDVMELFFRLVRDENVTVVFTSHNIEHALKYGDRVLGLAQGRIQLDATTASLSSSDLRGLYD
- the phnK gene encoding phosphonate C-P lyase system protein PhnK — encoded protein: MTPLLSVQGITKRYGAHIGCADVSFDLYPGEVMGIVGESGSGKSTLLNCMAGHLAPDAGQVVFDTRTDGLRDTIAMSEPERRMLGRTDWAFVHQHARDGLRMGVSAGGNVGERLMAVGERHYGDIRDKATDWLGRVEIDASRVDDRPTTFSGGMQQRLQIARNLVTGPRLVFMDEPTGGLDVSVQARLLDLLRGLVRDMGLSAIIVTHDLAVVRLLADRLMVMKSGRVVEAGLTDQVLDDPQHAYSQLLVSSVLQV